GAATCCCATATGGCGTCCTCCTATTTCGGCGATGTGGCAGTGATGAGTGATAGCGGCGCACAGGCGTGTCTTATCATGGGGTTTCTTTTTGGCGGATTCGTGCTTTCTAACTGGAGAACTCTGTCGATGATTTCTTATCAGTTGGTGAATCACAGCTGGATTCATCGCAGTGGAAAAAATCGTCTTTTTGATATCGGGACATTGTTGCTTACAACGATGGCCATTCAAAGCATGGGTTATCTTTTTACGATCGGTTCACTCTTTATCGCCACGAGCTTTGCCGCTCACCGCAGTAAAAATCTGCGATCTTATACGAAGCGAATTCTGGTGATTTCCTTTGTAGGAAGCCTTTTGGGGTTTGTCGTGTCCTTGTTATCCACGACGTTACCCACAGTGCCTTGTGTTCTGATTGGACAGATGTTGATTGGAATTTTAACTTACACGAAGAAATAGTGGAAAGAAGGTTGCGCTTCTTTCTTTTGTCCATCGACGTTAAAAAGACAGATCACTTCGGTGCGCACGCCTTTTTTAACGTTAAAGACAGTTAAATCTGCATTTTCAATAATCTGATGAAGTCCGCGACCAGCGCCGCCCTTATTGGAGTTCATGCTGCCCGCTTGACCGCTGTAACAACTGATCAAGTAATCCACGATGATATTCTTAGTTAAAGAACCAAATGGATCTTTAACAGAGACTGCGAGCAACACTCCGTCACTGGCGTAACGAAGCTGAGATTGTTGATGCGTATCAAGCTGAATTTCTTCTTTACGAGAAATGTGATTGAAGATGGACTTCCCTTGAGAATCCACGGGCGCATCATAAATCGCGTTCATCAGCATTTCTTCAACGACGGTGTTCACACGATCTAAAACCGTGCTGCGAATTCCCATCTTTTTGAAATAGGTATAAAGCTCTTCGCGCAATTCCTCACGCTGAGCCGAATGAGAAACTGTTTTGTTTTGAACTTCGACTCCCCAGGTGAGGTATTTCTCAATACCGAAGAGGTCTTTATTCAGAAGTTTGCTTAAGGCTGTTAAAACATAACGAATGGTTGCGTTTTTATCTTCGGCGTCACGCGAGATA
This region of Bdellovibrio sp. BCCA genomic DNA includes:
- a CDS encoding metal ABC transporter permease; this translates as MMSSFLELLQIYRWSLPASVLMASVLAMIGSQWTAREKSAQIFVLGQGSSLGIVLGLAINIWLGTDYHGLNLLIGLSLGWLTLLLSDLLIETRADRNHIYLTLFVFFLSLTYLLTSLTPALESHMASSYFGDVAVMSDSGAQACLIMGFLFGGFVLSNWRTLSMISYQLVNHSWIHRSGKNRLFDIGTLLLTTMAIQSMGYLFTIGSLFIATSFAAHRSKNLRSYTKRILVISFVGSLLGFVVSLLSTTLPTVPCVLIGQMLIGILTYTKK